TGGTCTCGCCCGCACGGGAGCGCGACAGCTGGAGACGCCTCCTCCGCGACCTCTCGCGACTCGATACTCCAGGTATGTGCTAGGCTCCCGCGGGTGTCGACGAGAAGACCAAGCATCGTGCGCGCGCGGCCACGAGCCGACCCGGCATCCCAGATGGCCGAGGAGATCCGGGCCGGGCTCTTGGAGCCCCTCCCCTCGCTCCCCTGCAAGTACTTTTATGACGACCGGGGAAGCGAGCTGTTCGACGACATCACGCGGGTGCCCGAGTACTACCAGACCCGGACCGAGGAGCGGATCCTGGAGAGGATCGCCGCCGACGTCATCCGCCGCACGCAGCCCCGGGAATTGGTAGAGCTGGGCGCGGGCCTGGGACGGAAGATCCGCCTGCTCGTCGACGCGGCACCGGGGGTGGCCGACGGCGGCCGCCTGGTCCTGTTCGACGTGAACGAGACTTGCCTCGAACAGGCGGGCGCTCGGCTCCTCGGTGAGTACCCAGCTCTCGCGGTTACGGGGATAGTGGGCGATTTCGGCTCCGCGGACCTGGACCTTCTCGGCCCTGGAAAGAGTCGCCTCGCCGTGTTCTTCGCGGGGACCATCGGCAACCTCCACCCCTCCGAGGTCCCGCCATTCTTGGGGCGTCTAGCCCGGTGTCTCGGGCCAGGGGATGCGTTCCTCGTGGGCGTCGACCTGGTGAAGGACGAGGCGCGCCTGAACGCCGCGTATAACGACGCCGCCGGCGTCACCGCCGAGTTCAACCGGAACATCTTGCGCGTGGTCAATCAGAAGCTCGACGGCGATTTCGATCCCGCGGCCTTCGACCACGTGGCGTTCTACGACCCGGAACGGGCTTTGGTCGAGATGCGGCTGAGGGCCCGCCGGGCCCTCGACGTTCGCATCAAGAAAGCCGGCCTGCAGCTCCACTATGAGCCGGGCGACGAGATCCGCACCGAGATCAGCTGCAAGTACACACGCCCGTCTTTCGAGGCCATGCTCCCGGGAACGGGCCTCACGCCCGAGCAGTGGTACACCGACGAGGGGCAATTGTTCGCCCTCGTCTTGCTTCGATCCGCAAGGTAGGGCTCAGCGATCTCATTCGGCTCACCGAAATGGAGCCTCCCGCCTGAACTTCAACGTGACGAGCTCTCCAGCTCGATCTCGGTAGGTCGCAGTAGCCTCACTCGAAATGCTCCATCACCCATCGGAGTCGGCGTCCTCGACGTGCCGTTCACGCTTCCCGCGGCGTCCCCCAAACGTCGGCGGGG
The Vicinamibacteria bacterium DNA segment above includes these coding regions:
- the egtD gene encoding L-histidine N(alpha)-methyltransferase translates to MRARPRADPASQMAEEIRAGLLEPLPSLPCKYFYDDRGSELFDDITRVPEYYQTRTEERILERIAADVIRRTQPRELVELGAGLGRKIRLLVDAAPGVADGGRLVLFDVNETCLEQAGARLLGEYPALAVTGIVGDFGSADLDLLGPGKSRLAVFFAGTIGNLHPSEVPPFLGRLARCLGPGDAFLVGVDLVKDEARLNAAYNDAAGVTAEFNRNILRVVNQKLDGDFDPAAFDHVAFYDPERALVEMRLRARRALDVRIKKAGLQLHYEPGDEIRTEISCKYTRPSFEAMLPGTGLTPEQWYTDEGQLFALVLLRSAR